A region from the Pseudomonas cucumis genome encodes:
- the argB gene encoding acetylglutamate kinase: MTLEREAAANTAKVLSEALPYIRRYVGKTLVIKYGGNAMESEELKTGFARDIVLMKAVGINPVVVHGGGPQIGDLLKRLSIESHFIDGMRVTDAQTMDVVEMVLGGQVNKDIVNLINRHGGSAIGLTGKDAELIRAKKLTVTRQTPEMTQPEIIDIGQVGEVVGINTDLLNLLVKGDFIPVIAPIGVGANGESYNINADLVAGKVAEALKAEKLMLLTNIAGLMDKSGTVLTGLTTQQVDDLIADGTIYGGMLPKIRCALEAVQGGVGSSLIIDGRVPNAILLEIFTDTGVGTLISNRKRH; this comes from the coding sequence ATGACCCTCGAACGCGAAGCCGCCGCCAACACCGCCAAGGTCCTGTCCGAAGCGCTGCCTTACATTCGCCGCTATGTCGGCAAGACGCTGGTGATCAAATACGGCGGCAACGCGATGGAAAGCGAGGAGCTGAAAACCGGCTTCGCCCGCGACATCGTGCTGATGAAAGCCGTGGGCATCAACCCGGTGGTGGTTCACGGCGGCGGCCCGCAAATCGGCGACCTGCTCAAGCGTCTGTCGATCGAGAGCCACTTCATCGATGGCATGCGCGTGACTGACGCGCAGACCATGGACGTGGTGGAAATGGTCCTCGGCGGCCAGGTCAACAAGGACATCGTCAACCTGATCAACCGTCATGGCGGCAGCGCCATCGGCCTGACCGGTAAAGACGCCGAGCTGATTCGCGCGAAAAAACTCACTGTTACCCGTCAGACGCCGGAAATGACTCAGCCGGAAATCATCGATATTGGCCAAGTGGGCGAAGTGGTCGGCATCAACACCGACCTGCTGAACCTGCTGGTCAAAGGCGATTTCATTCCGGTGATCGCGCCAATCGGCGTCGGCGCCAACGGCGAGTCATACAACATCAACGCCGATCTGGTGGCCGGTAAAGTGGCCGAAGCGCTGAAGGCTGAAAAGCTGATGCTGCTGACCAATATCGCCGGCCTGATGGACAAGTCGGGCACGGTTCTGACCGGCCTGACGACTCAACAGGTCGACGACCTGATCGCCGACGGCACTATCTACGGCGGCATGCTGCCGAAGATTCGCTGCGCGCTGGAAGCGGTACAAGGCGGCGTGGGTAGCTCGTTGATCATCGATGGTCGGGTGCCGAACGCGATTCTGCTGGAAATCTTCACCGATACCGGTGTGGGCACTTTGATCAGCAATCGCAAGCGTCACTGA
- a CDS encoding zinc ribbon-containing protein — protein sequence MQKDYVPYGSDVSPGTYACVDCGHEYSNQAKTSMPPCPQIRKTPHTRHGWKTLTGQGDAAIDPYPEKANKPVGIKKAATLSSTSKK from the coding sequence ATGCAAAAAGACTATGTCCCCTATGGCAGTGATGTTTCACCTGGCACCTATGCCTGCGTCGATTGCGGTCATGAGTACTCGAACCAGGCCAAGACCTCGATGCCGCCGTGCCCGCAAATCCGGAAAACCCCACACACCCGTCATGGCTGGAAAACTCTTACAGGTCAGGGCGATGCCGCTATTGATCCGTACCCAGAGAAAGCCAATAAACCCGTGGGGATCAAAAAGGCCGCGACACTCAGCAGCACCAGCAAAAAATAA
- the pyrE gene encoding orotate phosphoribosyltransferase, with amino-acid sequence MQAYQRDFIRFAIDRGVLRFGEFTLKSGRTSPYFFNAGLFNSGSALAQLGRFYAAAIVESGISFDVLFGPAYKGIPLAATTAVALAEHHGRDLPWCFNRKEAKAHGEGGSLVGAPLTGDVLIIDDVITAGTAIREVMQIIASQDGAKAAGVLIALNRQERGNGELSAIQEVERDFGIPVISIVSLNQVLEFLADDPQLKQHLPAVEAYRAQFGV; translated from the coding sequence ATGCAAGCGTATCAGCGCGACTTCATTCGTTTTGCCATTGATCGTGGCGTTTTGCGCTTCGGTGAGTTCACCCTGAAGTCCGGGCGCACCAGTCCTTACTTCTTCAATGCCGGCCTGTTCAACTCCGGTTCTGCCCTGGCGCAGCTGGGGCGTTTCTACGCGGCAGCCATCGTCGAGAGCGGTATTTCGTTCGATGTGCTGTTCGGCCCGGCTTACAAAGGCATCCCGTTGGCGGCGACTACCGCCGTGGCGCTGGCCGAACATCATGGCCGAGATCTGCCATGGTGCTTCAACCGCAAGGAAGCCAAGGCCCACGGCGAAGGCGGCAGCCTGGTTGGCGCGCCATTGACCGGCGACGTGCTGATCATCGACGACGTGATTACCGCAGGCACGGCGATCCGCGAGGTGATGCAGATCATCGCTTCCCAGGACGGCGCCAAAGCCGCGGGCGTATTAATCGCCCTGAATCGTCAGGAGCGTGGCAACGGCGAATTGTCGGCCATCCAGGAAGTGGAGCGTGACTTCGGCATCCCGGTGATCAGCATTGTTTCGCTGAACCAGGTTCTCGAGTTCCTGGCGGACGATCCCCAGCTCAAGCAACACCTGCCGGCAGTTGAAGCCTACCGCGCCCAATTCGGCGTCTGA